Genomic window (Streptomyces cadmiisoli):
ATGGATGCTTGTGAGTGATTCACGCCAAAATCGTGCGGCGCACCGAGGCTAGCAAGCCCCAGAGGTTTCGCACGAAGGATCGACTAGGCTCAGCGCGTCGCGAGTGCGGCCGGACATCCGGGGGTGAGAGATGCCGCCATCGCCCAGCACCGGTACGGATGCGGAAGCGGAATCTCCGCGGTACGCCGGGCAGTATCTGCTGGAGGGGCAGCTCGGCTCCGGCGGCATGGGTGTGGTCCATCTGGCGCGCTCGGCCTCGGGGTTGCGGCTGGCCGTGAAGGTGGTGCACGCGGAGTTCGCGCAGGACCCGGAGTTCCGGGGGCGGTTCCGGCAGGAGGTGGCCGCCGCCCGGCGGGTGAGCGGAGCGTTCACCGCGCCGGTCGTCGACGCCGACCCCGATGCCGAACGCCCCTGGATGGCGACGCTGTTCATCCCCGGTCCCACCCTCTCCGAGTACGTGAAGCGGAACGGGGCCCTGGCCCCCGCCCGGCTGCGGCGGCTGACGGCGGGACTCGCCGAGGCGCTGCGGGACATCCACCGGGCCGGAGTGGTGCACCGCGACCTCAAGCCGAGCAATGTCCTGCTCGCCGGGGACGGGCCGAAAGTCATCGACTTCGGCATCTCCCGGCCCTCGGACAGCGAACTGCGCACCGAGACGGGCAAGCTGATCGGCACGCCGCCGTTCATGGCTCCGGAGCAGTTCCGCAGGCCGCGGGAGGTCGGACCGGCCGCCGATGTCTTCGCGCTCGGATCGGTCATCGTGCACGCGGCGACCGGCAGCGGACCCTTCGACTCCGACAGCCCCTATCTGGTGGCGTATCAAGTCGTGCACGAGGAACCGGACTTGACCGGGGTGCCGGACGAGCTGCTGCCGCTCGTCGCGCGCTGTCTGGCCAAGGAGCCGGAGGACCGGCCCACTCCGGACGAGCTGATGGCGGGGCTGCGGTCGGTGTCGGCCTCGTACGACACGCAGGCCTTCATACCCGGGCAGCGCACGGGCGACCCCGGGCAGCACACGGACGGACCGGGGCCGCGCACGGATGAACCCGGGTCGTACGCCGACGAATCCGCGTCGTACGCGGAGGAACCCGGGTCGTACGCGGAGGAACCCGCGTCGTACGCGGACGAACCGGGGCAGCACGCAGGCGGACGGGCTGCCCGGCCCGCGCGGACGGCCGGGCGGGCGCCGGAGGAGGAGCCGCCCACCCACCGGCGTGCGGCGCCCGCTGCGGCCGCCGGTCGGTCTCAGGCGCACGGCATGCCGCCGGCCGGCGGCCGGAAGCGGCGCCGGTGGCCGGTCGCCGTCGCCGTGGCCGCCGGGCTCGCGCTCGGGGCCGGAGCCGTCGCCCACGTCGGGTCCGGCGACCCGCGCACCCCGGCGGAGTCGGCACGGCCCGCGCCCTTCCAGCCCTGGGACATCGACCTGAGCGCCCGCGGCGCCGAGGCGAGCGGCCTGCCGCAGTGCGTCCACACACCCGGCACCCTCTACTGCGTGCGTCCCGGTGTCCTCGCCGCCGCCGTCGATCCCGACGACGGAGACGTGCGGTGGGCGCGTGCCGCCGCCGGGGCGCGGGCTGACGGGGACGTCCGGCCTCCCGTGCTGTCGGGCGGGCTGCTGCATGTCTTCAGCGACGGCGGACGCCGGCTCGACGCGCTGGACCCGGCGACCGGCAGGACCCGCTGGAGCCAGGACGTCGCGCGCTACGACGGGCGGATCGCGCACGTGGGCGGGACGGTCCTGCTCACCGGCCGCGACTCGCAGGTCACGGCGCTCGACGCGGCGACCGGCGAGCGCGTGTGGCGGCGCGCCGTCGACGGGGTGACGCAGCCGGTGTTCCAGTCGTACGGCGACCGGATCGCGTACGCGGTGGACGCGGACGGGACCGGGACCCGGGTGACCGCGGTGGACCCGCGGACCGGCGACGCGCACTGGCAGCGGCGGCTGGACGGGGCGCTCGGCCTGGTCGGCGCGCACGACGGCGTGCTCTGGTTCACCTCGACGTCCGTGACGCACTCCGACACGGACGCTGTCGTGCGCTACGACACCGCGGACGGCACGCAGCGCCGGACCGCCCTGCGGTACCCGCTGGCGGGGGCCCAGGCCGTCGTACGGGACGACACGGTGTACCTGCTGAGCGCCGACGGCGCCCTGGTCGCCGTCGACACGCGGACCTCGGCGCAGCTGTGGCAGATCCAGACGTCGGTGAGCTTCCCTTCGGCGCCGGTCGCCGCCGGGCGCCGGGTGTACTTGGGCGGCGCGGACGGGCGGGTGGTCGCCGTGGACGCAGCGAAGGGCGCGCTGCTGGGGCAGACACGGGCGCGGCCCGGTGCGGCGCGTGAGTCGGTGGTGGCCTGGCTGCCGTCGCCGCTGGCGGCCGACGGCAGGGTGTACGCCGCGGCAGGGGACGGGTCGCTGTTCGTGGTGGACGGGACCGATCCGGCGGCCTGGTGACCGTGATGGGGCCGCCCGCTCCGTCGACCACACCGGCCCGCACGACAACAGTGGAGAGGCCGCCGCTCCCCGCATGACGGCTGACGGCAGCGAAGAGGCCGCCGGCGTCGCCGACGGCCCCTGGGTCGCGTCTCCCTTGTGCCGGGTCTCCCCTGTGCCGGGTCTCAGCCCAGTTTGCTGACGTCGCGCACGGCGCCCTTGTCGGCGCTGGTCGCCATGGCGGCGTAGGCGCGCAGCGCGGCCGACACCTTGCGCTCGCGGTCCTTCGGGGCGTACACCCCGTTCAGCGCCTGCTCGCGGCGTGCGAGCTCCGCGTCGTCCACGAGCAGTTCGACGGTGCGGTTGGGGATGTCGATGCGGATACGGTCGCCGTCCTCGACGAGCGCGATCGTGCCGCCGGACGCCGCCTCCGGTGAGGCGTGGCCGATGGACAGGCCGGACGTGCCGCCCGAGAAGCGGCCGTCGGTGATCAGCGCGCAGCTCTTGCCGAGGCCGCGGCCCTTCAGGAACGACGTCGGGTAGAGCATCTCCTGCATGCCGGGGCCGCCCTTGGGGCCCTCGTAGCGGATGACGACCACGTCGCCGTCGGTGACCTGCTTGTTGAGGATCTTCTCGACGGCCTGCTCCTGCGACTCGCAGACCACCGCCGGCCCCTCGAAGGTCCAGATCGACTCGTCGACGCCGGCCGTCTTCACTACGCAGCCGTCGACGGCGAGGTTGCCCTTGAGGACGGCGAGGCCGCCGTCCTTGGAGTACGCGTGCTCGACGGAGCGGATGCAGCCGCCCTCGGCGTCCACGTCCAGGGCCTCCCAGCGCTCGGACTGCGAGAAGGCCTCGGCGGAGCGGACGCAGCCGGGCGCCGCGTGCCACAGCTCCACGGCCTGTGCGGACGGGGAGCCGCCGCGCACGTCCCAGGTCTTGATCCAGTCCGACAGGGACGGGCTGTGGACGGCGTGCACGTCCTCGTTGAGCAGGCCGCCGCGGTGCAGCTCGCCGAGCAGGGCAGGGATGCCGCCGGCCCGGTGCACGTCCTCCATGTAGTACGTGCGGTCCTTGGCGACGTTGGGGGCGACCTTGGCCAGGCACGGCACACGGCGCGAGACGGCGTCGATCTGCTCCAGCCCGAAGGGCACGCCGGCCTCCTGGGCGGCGGCCAGCAGGTGCAGGATCGTGTTGGTGGAGCCGCCCATGGCGATGTCCAGCGCCATGGCGTTCTCGAAGGCCGCGAAGGTGGCGATGTTGCGGGGCAGGACGGTGTCGTCGTCCTGCTCGTAGTACCGGCGGGTGAGGTCCATCACCGTGCGGGCGGCGTCCTCGTAGAGGGCGCGGCGGGCGGTGTGGGTGGCGAGGACGGAGCCGTTGCCCGGCAGGGAGAGGCCGATGGCCTCGGTCAGGCAGTTCATCGAGTTGGCGGTGAACATGCCGGAACAGGATCCGCAGGTCGGACAGGCGTTCTCCTCGATACGACGGATGTCCTCGTCGGAGATCTTGTCGTTCACGGCGTCGGAGATCGCGTCGACCAGGTCGAGCGTGCGGACCGTGCCGTCGACCAGGGTGGCGCGGCCGGACTCCATCGGGCCGCCGGAGACGAAGACCGTCGGGATGTTCAGGCGCAGGGCGGCCATGAGCATGCCGGGCGTGATCTTGTCGCAGTTGGAGATGCAGACCAGGGCGTCGGCGCAGTGCGCCTCGACCATGTACTCCACGCTGTCCGCGATCAGGTCGCGGGACGGCAGGGAGTACAGCATGCCGCCGTGGCCCATCGCGATGCCGTCGTCGACGGCGATCGTGTTGAACTCGCGCGGGATGCCGCCGGCCTCCTTGATCGCCTCGCTGACGATCCGGCCGACGGGCTGGAGGTGGGTGTGCCCCGGCACGAACTCGGTGAAGCTGTTGGCGACCGCGATGATCGGCTTCCGGCCGATGTCCGCACCGGGTACACCGGAGGCGCGCATAAGGGCGCGGGCGCCCGCCATGTTGCGGCCGTGGGTGACTGTGCGGGACCTCAGCTCGGGCATGGTCGCTCGCTCCTTCGGAGAGTTGTGACTGATTCGAGCGTACGCCGGTGCTCCAAGGGACGGACACACTGTCCGAAATGCGGGACAAGTGTCTCAGCAGACAAGTGCTTCGGCGGGAGGCCGCACGGCCGGTGGTCGACATGACCACGGCCTGAGCACGGCCTGCGTGCGGCCTGCGTGCGGCCTGCGCAAGCCGGTCAGGCGCTCCTCGGGCGCTCGTCAGGGGTTCGTCAGGTGCCCCTGCACGACCGGTGCGATCCGCTGCACGATCACTTCGACATCGGCCGACGCCAGCGGCTCCAGCTTGATCACGTACCGCAGCATCGCGACCCCGACGAGCTGCGACGCCGCCAGTTCCGCGCGCAGCTCGGCGTCCGGGAAACCGACCTGGGCGGCGACCCTGCGGAGCAGCTGAGAGGCCACGAGCCGGCGCAGGACGGAGGCCGCCACCTCGTTGTTCACGGCCGACCGCATCACCGCGAGCAGGGGCGTCCGGGTCACCGGGTTCTCCCAGATCCCGAACAGGAACCGCGCGAACCGCTCGCCGATCTCCTCGGGCGCACCTTCGAAGATCACGTCCGGCGCTCTCAGGGCGGGTGCGAAGACGTCCTCCACCGCCTCCTGGAACACCTGCTCCTTGGTGCCGAAGTAGTGGTGCACCAGCGCCGAGTCCACGCCGGCCGCCTTGGCGATACCTCGTACGGAGGTCTTCTCGTAGCCCCGCTCGGAGAACTCCTCGCGGGCCGCGGCGAGGATGCGGTCGCGGGCGGCGGGGGCCGCGGCGGACTCCGCGCGGGGCGGCCGTCCCCGGCGGCGCGGCGCCGGTGTCGTGCCGGTCATCGCCGCCGCGCTTTCATCGCGGAGGCCAGATGGAGCCGTGTGAAGGCCAGGGCCTCGGCGAGGTCGGCCTCGCGCTCGGCGCCGGACATGGCGCGACGGGTGTTGACCTCGATGACGACGTGCCCGTCGAAACCGGACCGCGCCAGACGTTCCAGCAGCTCGGCGCAGGGCTGGGTGCCGCGGCCGGGGACGAGGTGCTCGTCCTTGTTGGACCCGGAGCCGTCCGCGAGATGGACGTGGCCGAGCCGGTCGCCCATCCGGTCGACCATCTGGAGGGCGTCCGTGCGCGCGGTCGCGGCGTGGCTGAGGTCGATCGTGAAGTGGCGGTAGTCGTCCTTCGTCACGTCCCAGTCGGGGGCGTACGCGAGCATCTCGCGGTCGCGGTAGCGCCAGGGGTACATGTTCTCGACGGCGAAACGCACGTCCGTCTCGTCGGCCATGCGCCAGATCCCGGCGACGAAGTCACGCGCGTACTGGCGCTGCCAGCGAAAGGGCGGGTGGACGACGACCGTGCCGGCGCCGAGCTTCTCGGCCGCCGCCCGGGCGCGCTGGAGCTTGCTCCAGGGGTCGGTGGACCAGACGCGCTGCGTGATGAGCAGGCAGGGGGCGTGCACGGCGAGGATCGGGACCTGGTGGAAGTCGCTGAGCCGGTGCAGCGCGTCCAGGTCCTGGCTGACCGGGTCGTTCCAGACCATGACCTCGACGCCGTCGTAACCGAGGCGCGCGGCGATCTCGAAGGCCGTCGCCGTCGACTCCGGGTAGACGGAGGCCGTCGACAGGGCGACCTTCGCATCCGGGATGCGCACGACTGGTTCTGCCACGATGGACAGCGTACGTGGCTCCACGCGGTGGGCCTCGGTCGGAATGCGCCCCGACGGCGGCCCCCCGGGGGCCGTGCGCGGGCCCGGGACGCGGGGCTCCCGCCCGGCTTCACGACCCTCTTCGGGGTCCTGTCCGTCCCCCCGCTTCACACCGCTCCCCGCACCGTCACACCGGTCCCATGTGATCCAGACGCCGCAGGATGATGCCCTCCCGCAGGGCCCACGGGCATATCTCCAGCGTCTCCACGCCGAAGAGGTCCATCGCGGCCTCCGCGACCAGGGCCCCGGCCAGGAGCTGGCCGGCCCTGCCGTCGGAGACACCGGGGAGTTCCTGGCGCTCCTCGGCGGTCATCCCGGCCAGGCGCGGGACCCAGGCCTCCAGGGACTGGCGCTTGAGCTCGCGCTGGACGTAGAGGCCCTCGGCGGAGCGGGCGGCTCCGCCGATGCGGGCGAGCTGCCGGAAGGTCTTGGAGGTGGCCACGACGTGGTCGGGGGCGCCGAACCGGCTGAACTCCCCGACCGTGCGGGCGATCTCGGCCCGCACGTGGCGGCGCAGCGCCCGTACGTCGTCGGAGGCGGGCGGGTCGCCGGGCAGCCAGGCGGAGGTGAGCCGGCCGGCGCCGAGCGGCAGGGACGCGGCCGCGTCGGGCTCCTCGTCGATGCCGTAGGCGATCTCCAGGGAGCCGCCGCCGATGTCCAGCACCAGCAGCTTCCCGGCCGACCAGCCGAACCAGCGGCGGGTGGCGAGGAAGGTGAGCCGGGCCTCCTCGGCGCCGGTGAGGACCTGGAGCCGGACGCCGGTCTCCGTCTGCACGCGCGTGAGGACGTCGTCGGCGTTGCTGGCCTCCCGCACGGCGGAGGTCGCGAACGGCAGCAGTTCCTCGACACCCTTGTCCTCGGCGGCCTGGAGCGCGTCGTGGACGACGGCGATCAGCCGGTCGACGCCGTCGGGGCCGATGGCACCGTCCCCGTCCAGGAGTTCAGCGAGGCGCAGTTCCGCCTTGTGCGAGTGCGCGGGCAGCGGGCGAGCGCCGGGGTGTGCATCCACCACCAGCAGATGCACCGTGTTCGATCCCACGTCGAGGACACCGAGTCTCATGTACGGAACGCTACTGCCAGTGGCGCCGTGCGCCGTCCCCGAGGCGGTCCCGGCAAGGGCCGCGGGCGACATACCCTGGACGCGTGCCAAAGACGAAAAAGGCGAAGGCCGAAAAGGCAGACAAGAAGGCCAAATCAGCCAAGGGTTCTTCGCCGGTGAACGCACCGGAGAAGTCTCGGCAAGCCCTGGCGGACGACGAGCAGGGCCTCGATTTCGCGCGCGCGTGGGTGGAGTTCCCCGATCCGGCGGACGACGAGCAGGTCTTCCGGTGTGATCTGACATGGCTGACCTCTCGCTGGAACTGCATCTTCGGGAGCGGCTGCCAGGGCATCCAGGCGGGCCGCGCGGACGACGGCTGCTGCACGCTGGGCGCCCACTTCTCCGACGAGGACGACGAGAAGCGGGTGGCCGCGCATGTGGCGAGGCTCACGCCGGAGATCTGGCAGAACCACGCCGAGGGCACCCGGCGCGGCTGGGTCTCCGAGGACGACGAGGGCTCCCGCCAGACCCGCCCCCACCAGGGCTCGTGCATCTTCCAGAACCGGCCCGGCTTCGCGGGCGGCGCGGGCTGCTCGCTGCACATCCTCGCCCTGAAGGAGGGCCGCGAACCGCTGGAGACCAAGCCGGACGTGTGCTGGCAGCTGCCGGTCCGCCGGACCTACGAGTGGATCGACCGGCCCGACGACACGCGCGTGCTCCAGGTCTCGATCGGTGAGTACGACCGCCGGGGCTGGGGTCCGGGCGGCCACGACCTGCACTGGTGGTGCACGTCGGCGACCTCCGCGCACGGCGCGGGCGACCCGGTGTACGTCTCGTACCGCGCCGAGCTGACCGAGATGATGGGCAAGGCCGGCTACGACCGCCTGGTCGAGCTGTGCGAGCAGCGCCTGAACTCCCAGCTGCCCCTGCTGGCGCCGCATCCGGCGGATCCGGCCCGCTGACGCCCTCGCGCCCCGGCCGGTGCCGGGGGCGCCCGCCCGTGTCACGACGTGGTCGGGTCCGGGTCCCCGGTGTCGCCGGGGGGCGGGGTCGAGTCACCCGGGTCGGACGGGGTGGAGTCGTCGGGAGTGGGCTCCGGATCGGGCGGCGTCGTCGGCGGGTCGCTCGGCGGGGGATCGGTGGGGGTCGTCGGCGGCGTCGAGGGAGGCGTCGACGGCGGTGTGGTCGGTGTCGACGGCGTCGGGTCCGGATGGGACGGGGGCGGTCCCGTGGGAGTACTGGGCGCGGGGTCCGGGTCGGACGGGGTGGGCACGCTGCCGTAGCCCCCGATGGTGACGACGGCGCCGGCCGGTGAGACGGCCACGCGGGCGGTCCAGTGGCCGGAGGGCTCCCGCAGTTGGTCGACGTACACCTTGACGGTCAGCGACTCGCCGGGGCGGAGCGTTCCTGCGGACTGGCTCAGATACAGCCAGGGCGCGTCCGTGGTCGCGGACCAGCGCACCGGGGCCTGCCCGGAGGCGGTGAGCGTGATCAGCGTGGTGTCCCCGCTGTTGTCGGCGCTCACCGCGAGCTGCCCGGCTCCCTTGCGTCCGGCGCCGGCGACGCTGACGACCTCGACGGAGACGTCGGGTCCGTGGTCGTGGGAGAAGCGGCCACCGGGGCGGGTGCTGGCGTTGCCGGCGTTCTCGTAGCCGCCGCCCGCCGTCTCGCCGTCCAGCGTCGCGGCGCCGTCGTCGCGGCTCGCGGTGGCCGCACGGCCGTCCTCGCCCTCGCCGGTGAGCGGCGCCCCCCGGTAGGCGGACCACAGGGCCAGTACGGGCGCCGCCACGACGGTGGCCACCACGGTCGTGGTGACGGCACGCGCGCGCAGCCGGTCCCTGCGGGCGGCGCGGTCCTTGGGGTCCATGGGGAAGCCACGCCGGTCGAAACGCGGCGCGGCGGCGCCCCGCGCGCGCGGGTGGTGCGCCATGACCATGTGCAGCGCCGCGCGGGGCGCCTCCAGGACGTGCAGCTCGGCGGGTGTGACCCCGGCGCCGGGCCAGCGGCCCGCGGCGGCGCGCTCGGCGGTCCGCCGGCAGCGGGGGCAGTCGTCGACGTGCCGGACGAGCTCACGGCGGACCGCGGCGCTGAGCACGAGCTGGTTGTCGCCGGCCAGCCGCGCCACGCCCGGACAGCCGCTGGTCTCGACGACCGCGAGAGCGGCCCGGGTGCGTTCGACCTCGCAGGCGGCGGAGGCGAGCAGTTCGCGGGCGGCGGCGAGTTCCATGCCGAGGACGGCGCCGACCTCGTGGACGGCCAGATGGTGGCGTACGGCCAGTTCCAGCGCCTCGCGCTGCTCGGGGGTGGTGCCGGCCGCCTCCGGCCAGGCCAGCAGCCCGAGTTCGCGCCGGCGCCGCTCCTGGACGTCCTCGGATACGGGCGGCGCGTAGGGCTGTCTGCCGTGCTGCCGGTCGGTGCCGGGCCGTCCCGCGGCGTGCGTGGCCTGACGTTTCTGCTTGGCCTCGGCCAGTTTGCGCAGACACGCCCAGCGGGCCAGTGCGTACAGCCAGGCCCTGCGGTCCCCGGCGGCCTCCGGGGCGCGCTGGCCGCGGCGCTCGGCGAGCGCGAGCACCTCGCCGAGGGCGCCGGTCGCGGCCTCGTGGTCGCACAGCACGGAGAGGCAGTAGGTGAACAGGCCGTCCAGGTAGGGCTCGTAACGGGCGGGGGGACGCTGCGCCAGGGTGCGCGCCGCAGCGCGGTCGCGCGCCTCGCGTCGCGTCCGGTGTGCGCCGGTCGTGCGGGTCGAGGTGTCCTGGCTGCTGCTCATCACCCGGTGACCGTAGGCGGCGGCGGACGGCGCCTTCCGCCGCGTCGAGCTCTTTTAATTCGTACGGGTGAAACGATCCCTCATAAGAGGACAGGAACCTTCCGTTCCGTGGCCCGTTCGTGGCGGGCGTCACCGGTTCGGGGCGGGCCGGGCCCCTCCGCCGGGGCGGCTCCGGCACGGCACCGGAGGCGGCACCGCACCGCCCTTCCCCGGCTGTCGGTGGCGGGGGCTACGGTTCGTCCATGGCTGCCCGTACGAAATCCACCAAGGACCGCCCGTCCTACCGCTGCACCGAATGCGGCTGGCAGACGGCCAAGTGGCTCGGCAGGTGCCCCGAGTGCCAGGCCTGGGGGACCGTCGAGGAGTACGGCGCGCCCGCGGTGCGCACCACGGCACCCGGCCGCGTGACGAACTCCGCGCTGCCCATCGGCCAGGTCGACGGCCGGCAGGCCACCGCCCGCTCCACCGGTGTGCCCGAGCTGGACCGGGTGCTCGGCGGCGGGCTCGTGCCCGGCGCGGTGGTGCTCCTCGCGGGCGAGCCCGGCGTCGGCAAGTCCACCCTGCTGCTGGACGTGGCGGCCAAGTCGGCCAGCGACGAGCACCGCACCCTCTATGTGACCGGCGAGGAGTCCGCGAGCCAGGTCCGGCTGCGCGCCGACCGGATCGGCGCCATCGACGACCACCTGTATCTCGCCGCCGAGACCGATCTGGCCGCCGTCCTGGGCCACTTGGACGCGGTGAAGCCGTCGCTGCTGATCCTCGACTCGGTGCAGACGGTCGCCTCCCCGGAGATCGACGGCGCGCCCGGCGGCATGGCCCAGGTCCGCGAGGTCGCCGGCGCCCTGATCCGCGCCTCCAAGGAGCGCGGCATGTCGACGCTGCTGGTGGGCCATGTCACCAAGGACGGCGCGATCGCGGGCCCGCGTCTGCTGGAGCACCTGGTGGACGTGGTGCTGAGCTTCGAGGGCGACCGGCACGCCCGCCTGCGCCTGGTGCGAGGCGTCAAGAACCGCTACGGAGCCACCGACGAGGTCGGCTGCTTCGAGCTGCACGACGAGGGCATCACCGGTCTCGCCGACCCCAGCGGCCTGTTCCTGACCCGCCGCGCCGAACCGGTGCCGGGCACCTGCCTGACGGTCACCCTGGAGGGCCGCCGCCCTCTGGTCGCCGAGGTCCAGGCCCTGACGGTCGACTCGCAGATCCCCTCCCCGCGCCGTACGACGTCCGGTCTGGAGACCTCCCGTGTCTCCATGATGCTGGCGGTCCTGGAACAGCGCGGACGCATCAGCGCCCTGGGCAAAAGGGACATCTACTCCGCGACGGTCGGCGGAGTGAAGCTGTCCGAGCCCGCCGCCGACCTCGCCGTCGCCCTCGCGCTGGCGTCGGCGGCCAGCGACACCCCGCTGCCGAAGAACCTCGTCGCGATCGGCGAGGTCGGCCTCGCGGGCGAGGTGAGACGCGTCACGGGCGTGCAGCGCAGACTCTCCGAGGCGCACCGCCTGGGCTTCACGCACGCGCTCGTGCCGGGCGACCCGGGCAAGATCCCCGCCGGGATGAAGGTGCTGGAAGTCGCGGACATAGGGGACGCGCTCAGGGTCCTCCCCCGCTCCCGTCGCCGAGAGGCCCCCCGGGACGAGGAGGACCGCCGGTAGACTTTGCCCTGGTCTCGCCCGTCCGTACGAACCGAGTGCGCATACGGGAGCGCCCCAGAACCTGCGACCGGAGGAGTGCAGTGGCAGCCAACGACCGGGCAGCAGCTCCCGGAAAGTCCGGTGGGAGTGCCGGTACCGATGGCCTGATGCGCGCCTCGCTGAGCGCGGTGGCTCCCGGCACGTCGCTGCGTGACGGCCTGGAGCGGGTCCTGCGCGGCAACACCGGCGGGCTCATCGTGCTGGGCTCCGACAGAACGGTCGAGGCCATGTGCACGGGCGGTTTCGTGCTGGATGTCGAGTTCACCGCGACCCGGCTGCGCGAGCTGTGCAAGCTGGACGGCGGCATCGTGCTCTCCTCCGACCTGTCGAAGATCCTCCGCGCGGGTGTCCAGCTCCTTCCGGATCCCACGATCCCGACCGAGGAGACGGGAACCCGCCACCGGACCGCGGACCGGGTGAGCAAGCAGGTCGGCTTCCCGGTGGTCTCGGTCTCCCAGTCCATGCGGCTGATCGCCCTGTACGTGGACGGGCAGCGCCGTGTCCTGGAGGACTCCGCGGCGATCCTGTCCCGCGCCAACCAGGCCCTGGCGACCCTGGAGCGCTACAAGCTCCGGCTGGACGAGGTC
Coding sequences:
- a CDS encoding Ppx/GppA phosphatase family protein → MRLGVLDVGSNTVHLLVVDAHPGARPLPAHSHKAELRLAELLDGDGAIGPDGVDRLIAVVHDALQAAEDKGVEELLPFATSAVREASNADDVLTRVQTETGVRLQVLTGAEEARLTFLATRRWFGWSAGKLLVLDIGGGSLEIAYGIDEEPDAAASLPLGAGRLTSAWLPGDPPASDDVRALRRHVRAEIARTVGEFSRFGAPDHVVATSKTFRQLARIGGAARSAEGLYVQRELKRQSLEAWVPRLAGMTAEERQELPGVSDGRAGQLLAGALVAEAAMDLFGVETLEICPWALREGIILRRLDHMGPV
- a CDS encoding serine/threonine-protein kinase, encoding MPPSPSTGTDAEAESPRYAGQYLLEGQLGSGGMGVVHLARSASGLRLAVKVVHAEFAQDPEFRGRFRQEVAAARRVSGAFTAPVVDADPDAERPWMATLFIPGPTLSEYVKRNGALAPARLRRLTAGLAEALRDIHRAGVVHRDLKPSNVLLAGDGPKVIDFGISRPSDSELRTETGKLIGTPPFMAPEQFRRPREVGPAADVFALGSVIVHAATGSGPFDSDSPYLVAYQVVHEEPDLTGVPDELLPLVARCLAKEPEDRPTPDELMAGLRSVSASYDTQAFIPGQRTGDPGQHTDGPGPRTDEPGSYADESASYAEEPGSYAEEPASYADEPGQHAGGRAARPARTAGRAPEEEPPTHRRAAPAAAAGRSQAHGMPPAGGRKRRRWPVAVAVAAGLALGAGAVAHVGSGDPRTPAESARPAPFQPWDIDLSARGAEASGLPQCVHTPGTLYCVRPGVLAAAVDPDDGDVRWARAAAGARADGDVRPPVLSGGLLHVFSDGGRRLDALDPATGRTRWSQDVARYDGRIAHVGGTVLLTGRDSQVTALDAATGERVWRRAVDGVTQPVFQSYGDRIAYAVDADGTGTRVTAVDPRTGDAHWQRRLDGALGLVGAHDGVLWFTSTSVTHSDTDAVVRYDTADGTQRRTALRYPLAGAQAVVRDDTVYLLSADGALVAVDTRTSAQLWQIQTSVSFPSAPVAAGRRVYLGGADGRVVAVDAAKGALLGQTRARPGAARESVVAWLPSPLAADGRVYAAAGDGSLFVVDGTDPAAW
- a CDS encoding BACON domain-containing protein — protein: MMSSSQDTSTRTTGAHRTRREARDRAAARTLAQRPPARYEPYLDGLFTYCLSVLCDHEAATGALGEVLALAERRGQRAPEAAGDRRAWLYALARWACLRKLAEAKQKRQATHAAGRPGTDRQHGRQPYAPPVSEDVQERRRRELGLLAWPEAAGTTPEQREALELAVRHHLAVHEVGAVLGMELAAARELLASAACEVERTRAALAVVETSGCPGVARLAGDNQLVLSAAVRRELVRHVDDCPRCRRTAERAAAGRWPGAGVTPAELHVLEAPRAALHMVMAHHPRARGAAAPRFDRRGFPMDPKDRAARRDRLRARAVTTTVVATVVAAPVLALWSAYRGAPLTGEGEDGRAATASRDDGAATLDGETAGGGYENAGNASTRPGGRFSHDHGPDVSVEVVSVAGAGRKGAGQLAVSADNSGDTTLITLTASGQAPVRWSATTDAPWLYLSQSAGTLRPGESLTVKVYVDQLREPSGHWTARVAVSPAGAVVTIGGYGSVPTPSDPDPAPSTPTGPPPSHPDPTPSTPTTPPSTPPSTPPTTPTDPPPSDPPTTPPDPEPTPDDSTPSDPGDSTPPPGDTGDPDPTTS
- a CDS encoding TetR family transcriptional regulator codes for the protein MTGTTPAPRRRGRPPRAESAAAPAARDRILAAAREEFSERGYEKTSVRGIAKAAGVDSALVHHYFGTKEQVFQEAVEDVFAPALRAPDVIFEGAPEEIGERFARFLFGIWENPVTRTPLLAVMRSAVNNEVAASVLRRLVASQLLRRVAAQVGFPDAELRAELAASQLVGVAMLRYVIKLEPLASADVEVIVQRIAPVVQGHLTNP
- the ilvD gene encoding dihydroxy-acid dehydratase encodes the protein MPELRSRTVTHGRNMAGARALMRASGVPGADIGRKPIIAVANSFTEFVPGHTHLQPVGRIVSEAIKEAGGIPREFNTIAVDDGIAMGHGGMLYSLPSRDLIADSVEYMVEAHCADALVCISNCDKITPGMLMAALRLNIPTVFVSGGPMESGRATLVDGTVRTLDLVDAISDAVNDKISDEDIRRIEENACPTCGSCSGMFTANSMNCLTEAIGLSLPGNGSVLATHTARRALYEDAARTVMDLTRRYYEQDDDTVLPRNIATFAAFENAMALDIAMGGSTNTILHLLAAAQEAGVPFGLEQIDAVSRRVPCLAKVAPNVAKDRTYYMEDVHRAGGIPALLGELHRGGLLNEDVHAVHSPSLSDWIKTWDVRGGSPSAQAVELWHAAPGCVRSAEAFSQSERWEALDVDAEGGCIRSVEHAYSKDGGLAVLKGNLAVDGCVVKTAGVDESIWTFEGPAVVCESQEQAVEKILNKQVTDGDVVVIRYEGPKGGPGMQEMLYPTSFLKGRGLGKSCALITDGRFSGGTSGLSIGHASPEAASGGTIALVEDGDRIRIDIPNRTVELLVDDAELARREQALNGVYAPKDRERKVSAALRAYAAMATSADKGAVRDVSKLG
- a CDS encoding sugar phosphate isomerase/epimerase family protein produces the protein MAEPVVRIPDAKVALSTASVYPESTATAFEIAARLGYDGVEVMVWNDPVSQDLDALHRLSDFHQVPILAVHAPCLLITQRVWSTDPWSKLQRARAAAEKLGAGTVVVHPPFRWQRQYARDFVAGIWRMADETDVRFAVENMYPWRYRDREMLAYAPDWDVTKDDYRHFTIDLSHAATARTDALQMVDRMGDRLGHVHLADGSGSNKDEHLVPGRGTQPCAELLERLARSGFDGHVVIEVNTRRAMSGAEREADLAEALAFTRLHLASAMKARRR
- the radA gene encoding DNA repair protein RadA; amino-acid sequence: MAARTKSTKDRPSYRCTECGWQTAKWLGRCPECQAWGTVEEYGAPAVRTTAPGRVTNSALPIGQVDGRQATARSTGVPELDRVLGGGLVPGAVVLLAGEPGVGKSTLLLDVAAKSASDEHRTLYVTGEESASQVRLRADRIGAIDDHLYLAAETDLAAVLGHLDAVKPSLLILDSVQTVASPEIDGAPGGMAQVREVAGALIRASKERGMSTLLVGHVTKDGAIAGPRLLEHLVDVVLSFEGDRHARLRLVRGVKNRYGATDEVGCFELHDEGITGLADPSGLFLTRRAEPVPGTCLTVTLEGRRPLVAEVQALTVDSQIPSPRRTTSGLETSRVSMMLAVLEQRGRISALGKRDIYSATVGGVKLSEPAADLAVALALASAASDTPLPKNLVAIGEVGLAGEVRRVTGVQRRLSEAHRLGFTHALVPGDPGKIPAGMKVLEVADIGDALRVLPRSRRREAPRDEEDRR